In Maridesulfovibrio sp., the genomic stretch TCCTGCTGAAATTCTTCTTTGTAAGCCTCGGCAATTTCGTCCACCCGCTTTTCGGCATCTTTATCCTGCGAGACAATCATGATAACCTTGCTTCTTTCAGAATAGGTAAACATTTTACCGGACCAGTATCCGTAGGCATCGTAGACGGTGTAGCCATCCTTGAACTTGGGAGTGACTTCGGAATTGAGAAAGCCCTGCCATCTTTTAGCAGTCACCCGCTTCTTGCCATCGTTATAGGTCTGGCCCATGTAAAGCTCGTAGCGACTCCATTTACTGCCCACGCAGCCGGGCAAACACAAAGCCAGCAGTAAAATAGCGACAGCAGAAATCCGAACAGAATTACGCATAAAACAACTCCTCGAAATCTACGACAAAGCTCCAACCCAAAACTATCATCCGACTAATTAGGATTCCAAAGTGGCTTAGCTCCTTTGGTCCTGCTGAAGAACAAACCGGAAGCCCCTCGGAGAACCACCGGAGGCAAACACGTATCAACTATATAAAAATCTCAGGTTCACGGCGTTCACTGAAATTATCAGTCAACCACTGCGAAATTTCTAGCAGACGGGGCACTTCAAGCTTACGGGCTTCGAAAGCACAGACCTTGATACAAGCACAGCAAAAAGTACATTTATCGGGATCAGTCTCAACCACGGCCCCAACTGAAATAGCGGCTGTAGGACAAACACGTTCACAAGCCCCGCAAAGCTCACACTGATCAGTAGTAATAGGGGATGCAGAAACTTTAGGCGAACGCTCTTTGTAAGGGCGGTCACCCGGAACTTCCACGGAAGTATCAAAAGAAGCTTCTGTAAACTTCGCAGCAAGAGACTTACCGAATTCGCGGGCCATGTTCAGATCATCCTCATCAGGACGGCTGACAGCTATGGGAGTTTTATCGGTGGAAAATGAATGTTCACCGATAAACGCAGCCCCGGCAACGGGCTTGAATCCTGACTCTACTGCGATATCACTAAGCTCGATCAGAGCATCTTCATAAGCTCGGTTACCGTAAACGACCACCGGAACAGCAGGAGTGCCACAAGAATTCAAAACTTTAAAACGTTCAACAGCAGTCAGGGGAATACGACCACCGTAGACAGGAGCACCAATTATCACCAGATCATCATCAAGACATTCACAGGTCTCGGGAACACGGTCAGCACGGGTGACGTCAATTACTTCAAGCTGCTCCGCTCCTATTCCTTCCGCAATTGCATCAAGGATGCGGCGGGTGGTCCGAGTCGGGGAAAAACAGATCATTTTCAATTTATTGCAGGGCATAACAAACTCCATGTCAGATTATACAAGCAAGGCATCCGCCAGGTTACTTTACTTTCTGAAAACATAAGTACAGGCGAAAAGGTAAGCTTGTAAACCGTTTTGCCGCTCCCATGCAGCCATCAGGCTTTTTTCAGCATAATAAAAAGGTTATGGAACTGTATAACCTTTTATGCGATATAACGTGCATGACCGGAAACAAGACACGAAACTTACAGATCAGCGCTGCAATCCTGGCCGGAGGCGAAGGGCGCCGCATGGGCAGGACCGATAAATCCTGTCTGGAGATTTCCGGTGAAAAACTGATCAGCAGAATTATCCGCTCACTTGAAGGAATTTTCGCGGAAACATTTGTAATCACCCGTACACCGGAAAACCACCCTGAGCTTAATGTCAGACTGGTGGGAGATATTTTTGCGGCGCGCAGTTCCCTGACCGGAATTCACTCTGCGCTGCACCATTCGCGGACAGAGCATGTCTTCGTCACTGCCTGCGATTCTCCTTTCCTGAACCGGGAGCTAATCGCAGAGCTGCTCAGCCGGGTTGAAGCTGACGATGACGTTATCATCCCTATGCACTGCGACGGATTCTATGAACCTCTCTGTGCGGTCTATTCAAAACGCTGCCTGCCTTTCATTGAACAAAACCTGCAGGATAATATTTTTCAGATCATCCGCTTTTTTCCGGAGGTGAGGGTTCGCGCGGTTGAAACAGAGGTCCTGAAACTAAAAGACAAAGCACTGGAGACCTTCGTTAACATAAATACTCCGGACCAGCTGGTCAGGGTGCAGGAAACCGTGGACGGTACAAAAACAGACACTGACGACTTCCCGCTATCAATTCCACGCAGTGCTGCGCTAAAGCTTATCCGCAAATCCCTGCGTCCGGTCCAAAGTTCTTATACGGAGGTAAGTGATTGCGCCGGGCAAGTGGCCACCGACACCGTCTGCTCAAAAATTTCACTGCCGGAACACGACCGCTCAGCCATGGACGGTTTCGCAATACAAAGCAGGCTGACTGAGAATGCTTCGAATGAGAATCCGGTTATTCTGGCTTTTTCAGGCGAGGTCCGCCCCTCATGCCCTGTTTCAGAGAAAAACAGGTCAGGAGAGGCCGTACGCGTTTTAACCGGGGGAATAATTCCACAGGGAACTGACGCTGTTATCCCTTTTGAAAAAGTTACCGCCGATAAATGCTCTATCAGTATCAGCAGACCGGTGCGGGAAGGAGATTTTATACGCAGGGCAGGGTCCGATATCCTGAAAGGGGAAACCATCGTCAAGAAAGGGTCTGTGATCTCTCCATGTGACGCCGCCCTGCTCGCCTATGCCGGGATACGAACCGTTCCCGTCAGCCCGCTACCATCCGTGGCGGTGCTGGCTGTTGGCAACGAACTCTGCGATCCGGCAAAGGAAACAGAATCCGGCCTGATCCCGGCGGATAACCTCATTCTTATGAAATCACTCTGCGCCCGCTACGGAGTCAAAGATATCCGCATAGCTCCCTGCGCCAACTCGCCGGAATCGATTTCTGAAGCAGTACAGGCCAATAACGATTGCGGGCTCATTGTCACAACCGGGGGAACAGGGCCAGGCAATCGGGACTTTGTATTCAATTCCGTGCGGCAGGCTGGTGGTAGTCCCATTTTCAAAGGTCTGGCCATGCATCCGGCAAAATCAATTTTCGCCTGCAAACTGGGAAATTCCGTAGTCATCGGCTTACCGGGACCGCCGAATGCCGTGAACCTCGCATTTCACACTATCATTAATCCGGTACTTTCCATGTTACAGGCAAAATCGGAAATTTCCAGTACCGTATCTGCAATTCTTACCGAAGAACTTAAAGGCGGACGGGAGCGTGAAAAGTTACGCCCCTGCCTGATCAGCGAAAGAGAAGGAAAAATCCTCGCCGACCCGCTGCTGGATAGAACTCTTTCGCCACGCAGGGTAATGAGCTTAAGCAACGGAATTATCATCCTTCCGGCCGACTGCGGCCTTGTACCTAAAGACGCAATCGTTCAGGTTCTAAGGATCAGCTGAGTATTTCAGATAAAAAAATCTCGTAAATTAGGTTCTGAAAGACTATTCGTTAAACAGGGAATACGGCTGTTACAAAAACTTAACCCAACCGGGATAAAATTAAGTTTTCCAAAACAGCCATCATGTGTACTTTGTAATTATGCGAATGAAAAACTACAGGGGTATCTCCTGCATAATTACCAGAACATCACGGATGTATTTTTCATAGCCAAGGCGACCTGACTTACGGGTCGCCTTTTCTCTTTTGTACAACCGCAAAAAGAGTTGAGGAATTATGGGACAGAAAAATTTTGTTTTGGACACCAACGTACTCATTGAAAACCCGAAGTGTATCACAGCCCTTCGAAACGGGATTGAGAACAAGGTTCACATTCCCTACACAGTGCTGACTGAGCTCGACAAACTAAAACGTGATTCACGCATCGGCCACATTGTCGCCCAGGCTGTCCACTCAATCCTCCAGGACGACAAACTGACTTTCCTTTCACCGGAATTTGCAGAGAAACTTGGAGAACTAAGCCCGGATGACCGTATTCTCAAAGAAGCCCTCAACGCAACAATCGAAGACCCCATACTGGTTACCAACGACCGTATCCTGCAAATCAAAGCCGGCATCTACAATCTCAAGTGCGAAGGATATAAAGACTCCGATCCTTTCCGTTCCGATTCGCAGCTGTACACCGGATTCGTGGAAGAAAACCATGCACCCTACCTGAACAGCTTCCGCTGGGAAAATGGAACTCCTGTGTTTTACGGCGACAAGGGTAGCAAGCCCATTTCCTACACCCACGAAGTATGGGGAGTTAAACCTCGCAACATCTACCAGAACCTCGCCTTAGAGCTGATGCTTAATCAGGATATAAATCTCGTCTCCATCCAGTCCGAGGCCGGATACGGCAAAACATTTCTTGCTCTGGCCTCAGCCCTGTATCTGGCTCTTGAAAAAAAAGACAATCCCTTCGAGAAAGTATATCTGGTTAAACCCATCTGGGAAATCGGAGCCAAAATGGGTTACCTGCCCGGAACAGTGGAAGAAAAAATGCAGCCCTATGTGCGTTATGTCCGCGACCTGACCGTAAAACTTCATGAACAGCGCCCGGCCAACCGCATATTCATGGATACAGATTCAGACAAATTCCGCTTCAATCACAAGAAATTCGAAATTCTGCCCATAGCCTATATCAGAGGCATGAACCTAGAGAATTGTGTGGTCATTATTGATGAAATGCAGAACATGTCCCGCTCTGAGGTGCGCTCACTGCTAACGCGTATGGGTGAAGGGGTAAAATGCATCTGCCTTGGTGACACCCGGCAGGTGGATAATCCGTATCTAAATGAAAGCAACAACGGCCTGAACTGGGTTGTAAAGAAGCTGCGTAACAACAAAGAATATGCACATATGGTGCTTAAGGGAGAGCGCTCCAGAGGACCGATCACGGATATTGTTTTGAAGACAGGTTTATAAAAGTAAAACGCCCGGTTGTCTGCACAACCGGGCGTTTTACTTTTATTAAAATTTATTACTTCTGAAAAATTCTCAATAACAAATCATCCAGATCTTCACCATTATCAATGGCTTCGGAGATTTCTCTTTCCAGTATTCTGGCTCCGTTACGTATTTCGGAGACAGTACAGTCCATGTTCAGGGCCACTTCTTCGGCAGGTATGCCGTAGCGGAAGCAAAGATAATAAAGAGCACGTCTAGCCAAAACGGCGTGCTCATTCTCCTGCATCATCAGTTCCCTGAAACTGACCCCGAAAGCTTCAAGCACAGCATCGAGAATGGAGTCGAAAGTCTGTTCTTCAAGTTGCGGCATCACCTGCTCTGATTCGACATTATTTTTGTCGAAATCAACCGGAGCTGCACTACGCACAATTCCGGTCAGCCTGTTAATGCTGGTTAAAATTTCATCAACGGCATAGTAGGCGGAAACATCGGAAATAAACTCACGAGGTTTGTCCTCTTTGCCGCTTTCCAGATCAATGGTAACCCCGACCTTAGCCTCAAGCACTTCCTGAGCCGCATCCTTAATGCGGTCTAGCAGATGCTCCTGAACCCAGTTCATAACAAACTCATTGGGCGCAGTCAGCTGCACAACACCATCTTCATATCGTGCTGATAAAGGTTCCACCCAAACCCTGACCAGTACCGGATTAATGCGTACAAGAAGTTTCTTCTTTATGGAGTTCCATACATTGGAATTCATTTCCTACCTCTAGAATTACCCTCAAAACAAAGGGCCGTCTAAAACATTCACAAACCGGAATTATGAGTATCCCCAAACCCGAAAAAGAGCAAACAGCATAAAGCTGTCACTCTTTCTCGGGGAAAAACGCTGACCATCAAACACCACTGAACTTCTACCCGCCACAACAGCAGGCAACATGCATCATGTCGAAATATCAGTGGCAGAAATGATGGAACCTAACAGACTGCCGGACTATGGAGTAAGGCGGTCTATCGTATCCTGCAGCTGTCTACCAAGAGGAGTCTGCAGGGAAATTTCGCGTTCAATATTGGTGATACCTTTAATTACGGTGGAATGTCTGCGGCCCAGTCGGGTACCGATATCTTTCAGAGAAAGTTCGGTGTGTTTACGGGCGAGGAAGAAAGCGGTGTTTCTGGCCAGTACAACCTGGCGTTTACGGCTTTTCGAACGCAGTTGATCGGGAGTGAGTTCATAGGAACGACAGATATGATCCACAATGGAATCATAGCTGGGCGCGGCCTTGGCAATGGAGTAGTTCTCCAGTACCTGCCATGCGAGTTCCTGCGAAACATCACGGTTTAAAAGTCTTGCCTTAAGCACGAGGTTCTGCAGGCAGCTTTCCAGTTGTCTTACATCAGTGGTAATACGGTCTGCCAGAAGCTCGGAAATGGATTCCGGCACCCGGGTACCCAAACGTATGGCCTTACTTTCAACGATTCGTTTTCTGGTTTCGAAGTCCGGAGTGGAAATGAGTGCCAGCAGCCCCGAACTGAAACGGGATACCAGCTGCTGATCAATCTTTTCCAGATCACGGGGCAAAAACGAACTGGTCATAACAACTTTAGAGCCACGCAATTGCAGGCTCTTCAGTGTTTCCAGAATTTCATCCTGCATCTTCTGCTTACCCTGAAAGAAATGGATATCTTCCAGAAGCAGGCAGTCTACATTGTCCCTGAATTCAGACTTGAAACGGGAGATTTCGCCCGCTTTCAAAGCCAGAACCATTCTGTTCGCAAACTCTTCTGCTGTAAGGCAGGCAATGGAAATATGCTTCTTGTTACTGGAAGCACATAAATTCTTGCCGATAGAATGCAGCAGATGGGTTTTTCCAAGCCCGGGCGCAGAACTCAGGAAGAGCTGGTCACCTGGCAGGGAGTTGTCGCAGAGACTTCTGGATGCAGCACAGGCAAGTCTGTTGGACTCGCCGATTATGAAATCATCAAAAGAAAAACGCCAGCGGGGAATACGAGTATTAACCACGGCAGAAGACATCATGGGCAAGCCCAAGCTTGTCTGAACCGGTCGTGCTACAGCAGGCGCGGCCGTAGCCTTGAAAGCGGGCCGTTCCACGGATTTCCTGACCCCAATCTCCACCTTGGGGCTGGTACCGAGAACCTGCTCGCCTGCTTCTTTAATGTTGTCCATGAGGCGGTCCCTAACCCAGGCAGCCACGAAATCATTGGGAGCAAACAATTTGATTGTACTGTTGCTCACTTCTGCTTTCAGAGGCTTGATCCATACTTTGTACAGACCGGGGTTCAAACCCTTCTCAAGAACTTTTAAAATTTTATTCCAGCTGTCTCTCATCATGGGTGGATACCTACTGCATATTGAACGATACTATCAACTCGCGATACGGGTATGGACACCCGATGTTTTCCAATTTGTTTTCTACAGCTTAAGTATCTAATATTAATATATTTTCTTATTAAGCTTGCAAACATGGCTCATCCTCTCTGACCCTGTCGAGTACCGTAGAATCAGGCTTAATCCATTTCATAATATTTTTTATCAACATATGTTGAAAACTTTTTCCACAACTATGATTTACGAAAACTCTAAATTACACAAAATTACGTCATTTCTCTCATTGTTTCACTTATTCTTACTCATTATTTCTTTTAGTAACTTATTTGATATTTACCCTTTAATAGCAAACAAGTCTTTGTTTTATTTATGTTTTTTAGAAATAACGCCATATATATATTTTTTTTATAGTTTTCTTTTTTGAAACACAATTGCCATAAACCCTGTAAAACAAAGGGCTGAGCAGGGCCATACTTTAGAACAAAACATAAACGTATGAAACTATTAACTTTTAATTTTATTGACAGACCTAAGTCCTTACAAACAAAGGGTTCGTAGCCAACGGAATTACAAACAGGGCCGTCATGATAAATGCAAAGATTGATCGAATAATCAACCAAAGAGTCTTTAGGACGGCTGAACAGCTAAAATTACTGACAATATAACTACCTATCAAATAAGAACCGGTCTTTATGTGAAATGTTGAACGCTCGACAACAACTCTTAATACAGCACTCACTCACATTACAGAACTATTACAAAGTACCTATCAGCACTAATATGGACTAACCCAGTGACAAATCAACCTGAACTGACCTTATTTCCGATTTCAGCCAATTTCAGACGGTTTTTGGTAAATTTAGGACAAAGAAAAAAGCCCGTCCTTAAAAAGGACGGGCTTTTTCTTTGTTTCATGAAGTAAGCTATATAAAAATGCTCATTCGAAGCGCTGAGCACATGCTACATTATAATATAATAGATTTGACCACTCACTTGGCAGTCAACTGTTTAAGTGTAGGATAACGACCGCAGGCAAAACGTTCAGCTTCCGGGCAATAACCGAGCTGTTCACAGCTGGCACCCGCATAACGGAAAATGGCCGGGAAATTATCCTTACAGATTTTAAGCATCTCATCGGCCATCTTGCGGACTTCCCACTGCGCGCGCTGGCAGCAGCGCAGGTTGAAGAAATGTATCAGGGAGCGACAGTTCATGGTTATCACGATTTTAGTTTCAGCGGCCTGCGGAAGGACGAAACGGGCATCTTCGTTGGCCTTGTCTTCACGACCGGCATTCACAAGTATTTCGCGAAGATCTTTGTAAGCACTGCCTACTTCTTCCATGAATCTCTCAAAACGTTCCCTGGCTTCCGGAATCTTGGCGATTGCAGGGGGAAGAATGTAATCCATATCACTTTCAGTCACATAGCGCTGGCTCTGCTGGGAGTATGAAGCTAGACGGTGGCGCACTACCTGATGTGAGCAAGCCCGGGAAATGCCTTCGACGGCAAAAGTAAAGCTGACGTGCTCAATGGGGCTTGTATGGCCGGACTCAAGAATTTTGGATACAAATTCGGCCTGCTTCTCTTTATCTACTTCCCCGTTAATAAGTCGGGGCCACATGTCAGCCACAAATCCGGCGTGGTAACACTGGCGGAAAGCGGCATAAAGCAGCTCAAGGCTGTTGGGGGTCATGGACAGAAGTTCCACTCGTAAATCTTTCTCAGGCATATGCGCTCCTTGAATTTATGACTACATAAAGTAATTAATACCGGGGCGCAACTTGATATAGGCAGAGAGCCTGAAAAGCAAGCCCGCATGGTATACCGATTAAAATTCGCCTGAATGTCACTTGAAATCACATTTTTTCCCTTGCCAGCCGTCCTAATATACCCTAACTAACGTCTTCCTTATCTCTACTTTAACCAGCCGCTGAGAATTTGTCCCAAATTTATACTGTACCCCCGTGCAGGGGATTTTTTTTGGCAAATATCCGGCGCCGGAGGAATCCGTGACTAAACTTATCCAAAACGAAAAAATACGAAATATAGCTATCATAGCACACGTTGACCATGGCAAGACAACCCTGGTTGACGGAATGTTCAAACAAAGCGGTCTGTTCCGCGAAGGGCAGGAAGTTGACGACCGCCTCATGGACAGCATGGACCTTGAACGTGAACGCGGGATTACCATCGCTGCCAAAAACTGTGCTGTTGACTGGAAAGGCGTAAAAATCAACATCATCGACACCCCCGGCCACGCCGACTTCGGTGGTGAAGTTGAACGCTCCCTGTCCATGGCCGACGGTGCAATCCTGCTTGTTGACGCTTCCGAGGGTCCCCTGCCCCAGACCCGTTTCGTACTCAAAAAAGCACTCGAAGCCGGCCTGAAAATCATCGTTGTCATCAACAAGATTGACCGTGCTGACGCCCGCCCGGGCGAGGTCCTCGACGAAGTATACGACCTCTTCATCGATCTCGACGCCAACGAAGAACAGCTCGAATTTCCCCTGCTTTACGCAATCGGCCGCGACGGAATCGCGCAGGAAACCCTCGAAGAAAAAGGTGAAAACCTGCACCCGCTCATGGACCTCGTTCTTGCACAGGTTCCCGGTCCTTCTTACAATGAAGATGAACCTTTCCAGATGCTCGTATCCGACCTTGGTTACTCCGACTACCTCGGCCGTCTGGCCATCGGTAAAGTCATCCACGGGGAAGCCAAACAGAACGAGCCCCTGCTCTGCATCAATGAAAAAGGTGAGCACGTTTCCCTGCGCCTGACCAAAATCCAGACTTACGACGGTCCCTCATTTGCTGAAACAAATATCGCCAACCCCGGTGATATTGTAGTTGTTTCCGGTATTGAGGCCATCACCATCGGTGACACCATCTGCACAAAGGAAGCGCCGAAAGCACTGCCCCGTATTACCGTTGATGAACCTACCGTTTCCATGCGCTTCACCATCAACACCTCGCCTATGGCAGGACTTGAAGGCAAGCTGGTCCAGTCCTCCAGAATCCGCGAAAGACTGCATAAGGAAACTCTGCTCAACGTTGCCGTAAAAGTTGAAGAGAGCGAAGAAAAAGACAGTTTCATCGTTAAGGGACGCGGTGAATTCCAGTTGGCGATCCTCATCGAGACCATGCGCCGTGAAGGATTTGAACTTTCCGTAGGACGTCCTGAAGTAATCTTTAAAGAAGAAAACGGACAGAAGCTTGAGCCTATGGAACAGGTCTTCATTGATTGTGAAGAAGCATTCCTCGGCGTGGTTACTGAAAAGCTTTCCACCCGCAAGGGCAAAATGACCAACCTGGTCAATAACGGTAAAGGCCGTGTGCGTATGGAATTTTCCGCGCCTTCACGCGCTCTTATCGGCTACCGTGACGAGTTCCTGACCGACACCAAAGGTACCGGTATCCTGAACTCCCTTTTCGCCGGTTACGAACCTTACCGTGGAGATTTCCCTTCACGTTATACAGGTTCCCTCGTTTCCGACCGTGCTGGTAAAGGCGTACCTTACGCCATCTTCAACCTTGAGCCGCGCGGTGAAATGTTCATCGAGCCGGGTGATCCTGTTTATGAAGGTATGATCGTAGGTGAGCACAACAGGGATAATGATATCAACATCAACCCTACCAAAGAGAAAAAACTCACCAACATGCGAGCTTCCGGTAAGGACGAGGCTGTTATACTGACCCCGATACGTCCAATGACCCTTGAACGGGCCATGCACTTCATCCGCGACGATGAACTGATCGAAGTCACACCGGAATCCATCCGTCTGCGCAAAGTCGAGCTTTCCGCTGCCAAGCGCCACATGAGCCGTGGTAAACAGCTTAAAGCCTCCGGCCAGAAATAAACTACTTCCATACAAATTCAATAAGCCGGGGAAAGTCTTACTTATGACTTTCCCCGGCTTTCCCTATTTTGCCAACTTCCCTTTGGCCATATTTGCGAGAGACTAAACCTGCTCCAGAGAAAATATGTCTGGAACAGATCCACGGGGAATCTGAATAATAAACCTTGTTCCCCTACCCGGCTCGGAATCAATTCTAATGGTTCCACCATGATTGCGGGTGATAATGAAATACGCCACGGATAGTCCTAAACCGCTCCTTCCACGTCCACCTGAACTGAAAAACGGCTCAAATGCTCTTTTGCGAGCATACGCATCCATTCCCGGACCGTTGTCCTCCACTTCAATATTCAGATAAGCACTGTTTGAAGAACACCTTATCACGATTTGCGGTTCTTTACCCGAAACACCGGCATCGATCATGGACTGAGCTGAATTATTGATCAAGTTTAGCAGAACCTGCTCCAACTCAGCTGCAAAACAAAGGACTTTAGGCAGTTCGTCCTGAATATCCAAAACAAATTTTATTTTCCGAAAATCACACCCTTCACCATTGCAAAGCTCTTTATCGGCAAGTTCAATGACCTGATCTACAATACTCGCTATGCAGCAATAATCCTTTTTATTCTCTGACCTGCGACTAAAATTAAGCATGTTCACAATTACTTTAGCCGCGCGGCCACCAGCCTCTTTTATCTCTTCAACCAGGGTCAGAATCTTGCGTTCCCGAAGATACCTGCGGACAGACTCAAGCGGAACACCCATCTTTTCTGCGGTTTCAATGTTTGCAGGCAAATCCGGAGAAATTCTGCGTTCTATATTCTGGGCCGACTGAATGATAATACCTAACGGATTATTTATTTCATGGCTCATGCTTGCAGAAAGACTGGCCACTGTTGTCATCTTCTCGGACTGGATCATCAGCTCCTGAATTTTCATTTTATGGGAATAATCTCGCAGCACACCGACCATGCGCACAGGCCTGCCGCTGGCGTTGAGCACAAAGCTGCCTTCATCCTCAACATAAAGATAACTGCCATCCTTACGCTTGAATCTGTAAACGGAAACAAACGGTCGTCCTTTACTGAGACAATCCTGCAACTCTGAAATAACGGAATTGCGATCGTCAAGGTGAATACCATCCTCCCAGCCCTGCAGGTCCACAGACTGAAATTCTGATTCCTCATACCCGGTGATTTCCCGGACAGCCCCGGACCAGACCAGTTTACCGCTTGCAATATCCAAATCATAAACAAGCTGTCCGGTTTTCTCAGCCATCAAACGGTAGCGGTCCTCACTCTGATGCAGAGCCTGCTCAGCCAGCATAAGCGGAGTAACGTCAGTAATAAAACCTTCAAGAAACCCTTCCCCATCATCACCGGTGGTCTCCACTCCCTTCTCCCAGACCCACTTCTCATCACCGGAAGCAGTCCTGATCTTATAAATCATTTCAAATGGTTCTCTGTCATGTACGGCTTCCTGTACGCACTCCCAGACATGTGCCCGGTATTGGGGCAGAATGATATCAGAATAGGAAAGTTCACTATTATCCAATAGCGAATCAACTTCATAACCGGTCAATTCAAAACAGCCATGACTAATAAAATCCATAGTCCAATTTACATCATTACGGCAGCGGTAAACCATACCTGGCAAATTACCCAGCAGAGTTGACAGAAAATTCTCGTTCTCATCAGAGATATTCAAAACTAAAGATTTAGCGCTGACCTCCATCCTGCCTTTAAGAATAATCAGTCCGGAATCTTCATGGAAAATGCCCTTCCAACAGATAACACCTTCCTCACATGTTGATTCAAAATGACCGGCCGGCAAGGGATCTTCCTCTATGACCCTATCGACAAATGCACTCAGATTACTTAGCAGCCTGCCGTTTTGTACCCCAAGATACTCCCCGGCGGTCAGATAGCCGGAAACAGCCGCAGCTTTTTCCCCGCCAACAAAGACAACCCGTTTATTATCATCAAGGCCGACCACGACTCCGGGATAATCCTGAGCCAGAAACTCAAGCCCCTGCATTATATATCCTTCTAATATAACCATGTTCGAAGCACCCTCCAAAGCAATTGATGCACAAACACAGTTCCACCATATCACACCCTACACATAATAACAGATCATTTTATTTATTCTGGTCCAGCTGTTCACAGTTGTTGCCTTCACAGACTTCATGCGCTACCAGATTCGCATACTCTACTTTCACGGAGAATTTAAAATGGGTTCAAATAATATTTCTGGAGAAGTGATCCTGATCTTTACTGGTGGAACCATCGGCATGAGTGAAAAGCCTGATGCCGGGGGAGTAGTACCGGATGATAATTTCACAAAACTGCTTAACGAAATCACCCCTGACGGTCACGACATAAAAATACGGCCGATACTCTGGTCTGATATCCCCAGTCCGCACATGTGCCCGGAAAAGATGCTCAATCTGGCCCATGACGTGGAAAATCTTCTTGCCGAGGAGCAGGTGCTTGGCGCAGTCATCCTGCATGGAACAGATCTTATGGCAGAGACGGCATACGTGCTGGACATGACCGTCTGTTCGCCGAAACCGGTCGTCCTAACAGGAGCCATGCGCTATTTCAATGAATCAGGCTACGACGGCATACGCAACCTTGTTGATGCCATCCGCACCTGCCTGCTGCCTCCGCCGGAAGGAACAGATGTCATCATTCAGATGGCAGACAAACTCTTCTCCGCAAAGAACGCCATCAAATCAAGCTCCCTAAACGTCGACCCATTCATCGGCCAGAATACAGGTAGAATCGGTTTCATTGCCGGGGAATCAGTTATTCTTACCCGCGCCAAACCGGGCCGCAGACCACGGCTGAACTTCCCGGTAACAGCTATGGCCGATAAAGTTTACCTTGTTG encodes the following:
- a CDS encoding asparaginase, with product MGSNNISGEVILIFTGGTIGMSEKPDAGGVVPDDNFTKLLNEITPDGHDIKIRPILWSDIPSPHMCPEKMLNLAHDVENLLAEEQVLGAVILHGTDLMAETAYVLDMTVCSPKPVVLTGAMRYFNESGYDGIRNLVDAIRTCLLPPPEGTDVIIQMADKLFSAKNAIKSSSLNVDPFIGQNTGRIGFIAGESVILTRAKPGRRPRLNFPVTAMADKVYLVGCHPGMDSTVLEKLLESGAKGVVLEGFGAGNTPPGIVPGIEKCIAAGIPVVLCTRCVEGGVWPIYAYPGGAANLKQKGVIIAGGLSALKATLLLQMLLGSGCPCSSIEEIFAEESV